The following proteins are co-located in the Macadamia integrifolia cultivar HAES 741 chromosome 3, SCU_Mint_v3, whole genome shotgun sequence genome:
- the LOC122072805 gene encoding uncharacterized protein LOC122072805 has protein sequence MLVLLSLLLVCFSAFTSPALSAKETYTDGFLQNGNFEEGPKPTNLNKTVIKGKHSLPKWVIRGLVEYISSGPQPGGMYFAVAHGVHAVRLGNDASISQNVSVKPGSLYSLTFGASRTCAQDEVLRVSVPPLTGDLPLQTLYSSNGGDTYAWGFRATSKVATVIFQNPGIQEDPSCGPLLDVVAIKELYPPMPTKFNLVKNGDFEEGPHLFHNSTNGILLPPKQRDLVSPLPGWIIESTKAVKYIDARHFNVYSGQAAVELVAGMESAIAQILRTVPGKIYNVTFTVGDARNGCHGSMMVEAFAGKETLKVPYKSQGKGGFKAAGFKFTAVAPRTRLTFYSSYYHTRSDDFGTLCGPVLDRVMVLSVKN, from the exons ATGCTGGTGTTACTCTCTCTGTTGCTTGTATGCTTCTCAGCCTTCACAAGTCCTGCCCTTTCAGCAAAAGAGACATATACTGATG GATTTCTCCAAAATGGAAACTTTGAAGAAGGGCCCAAGCCAACAAACCTGAACAAAACAGTCATCAAGGGGAAACACTCACTACCCAAATGGGTAATCAGAGGCCTTGTTGAGTACATCTCTAGTGGTCCACAACCCGGTGGCATGTATTTCGCTGTTGCTCATGGTGTTCATGCAGTAAGGCTTGGCAATGATGCCTCAATCTCCCAAAACGTATCAGTAAAACCGGGCTCCCTTTACTCCCTCACCTTTGGTGCTTCAAGGACTTGTGCACAGGATGAGGTTTTAAGGGTCTCTGTGCCTCCTCTAACTGGGGATCTTCCTCTTCAAACTTTGTACAGTAGCAATGGAGGTGACACCTATGCCTGGGGATTCAGAGCCACCTCTAAGGTTGCTACGGTGATATTCCAAAACCCCGGTATTCAAGAAGATCCTTCTTGTGGACCTCTCTTGGATGTAGTAGCCATTAAAGAGCTTTACCCTCCCATGCCCACAAAAT TTAACTTGGTTAAGAATGGCGATTTTGAAGAGGGTCCTCATCTTTTCCATAACTCCACCAATGGTATTCTCCTTCCCCCCAAGCAGCGAGACCTAGTGTCGCCACTCCCAGGGTGGATAATTGAATCCACAAAAGCTGTGAAATACATAGACGCAAGGCATTTCAATGTTTACTCAGGACAAGCAGCAGTTGAGCTAGTTGCAGGCATGGAAAGCGCAATTGCCCAAATCTTGAGAACAGTTCCAGGAAAAATCTACAATGTTACTTTCACAGTTGGAGATGCAAGGAATGGTTGCCATGGATCCATGATGGTTGAAGCTTTTGCAGGGAAAGAGACCCTGAAAGTCCCCTATAAATCCCAAGGGAAAGGTGGGTTCAAGGCTGCTGGTTTCAAGTTCACTGCTGTTGCACCCAGAACAAGACTTACATTCTACAGTTCCTATTACCACACAAGGAGTGATGACTTTGGAACTCTCTGTGGCCCTGTTTTGGATCGAGTCATGGTTTTATCTGTTAAGAATTAG
- the LOC122073185 gene encoding leucine-rich repeat receptor-like tyrosine-protein kinase PXC3 — MGFLYLVSLSLVGFLYRTHLVIALHDDRSIMLALKKELEVPGWGANDSDYCSWTGVKCSSNLSMMVEKLDLSHHDLQGNVTLASQLKALQWLDLSFNNFHGSIPSAFGNLSELWFLDLSWNKFESSIPPELGNITSLRSLNLSYNSLTGRIPDELQGLESIENLQISGNRLNGSIPDWVGNLSNLRFFTAYENELSGKIPENLGSASDLQLLNLHSNQLEGNIPKNIFEAGKLQILVLTMNKLTGNLPELIGNCKGLLSIRIGNNMLIGSIPKSIGNISSLAYFEADYNNLSGEIVVELSQCTNLTLLNLAFNGFTGTIPPELGKLIYLQELIVSGNSLFGEIPRSIIWCRNLNKLDLSNNRFNGTIPEDLCNAPRLQFLLLSQNSIRGEIPHEIGNCAKLLELELGSNYLTGTIPPEIGRIKNLQIALNLSFNHLHGPLPSELGKLDKLVSLDVSNNQLSGIIPSALRGMMSLIEVNFSNNMFSGQVPIFGPFQKSAKSSFTGNKGLCGEPLNSYCGSSFGSDHGGYHHKVSYRIILAVIGSGLAVFISVTVVVLLFVMREKQEKASMDAGIIEDGAANPPVIIAGNIFVENLRQAIDFDAAVKATLKESNKLSTGTFSTVYKAVMPSGMILSVKRLKSMDRTVIHHQSKMIRELERLGKLYHDNLMRPLGFVIYEDLVLLLHDYLPNGTLAQLLHDSTKKTEYVPDWPTRLSIAIGVAEGLDFLHHVAIIHLDISSGNIVLDANSKPLVGEIEISKLLDPSRGTASISAVAGSFGYIPPEYAYTMQVTAPGNVYSYGVVLLEILTTRFPVDEAFGEGIDLVKWVHGAPARGETPEQILDARLSTVSFAWRREMLAVLKVALLCTDSTPAKRPKMKKVVEMLQEIHQS, encoded by the exons ATGGGTTTTCTGTACTtggtttctctttctctggttGGCTTTTTGTACAGAACCCACCTGGTTATTGCTCTACACGATGATCGATCGATAATGTTGGCTCTTAAGAAGGAGCTTGAAGTGCCTGGATGGGGTGCCAATGATTCTGATTACTGTTCTTGGACGGGCGTAAAGTGCAGCTCCAACCTATCTATGATGGTAGAAAAGCTTGACCTATCTCACCATGACCTCCAAGGTAATGTAACCTTAGCCTCTCAGCTCAAAGCCTTACAATGGCTCGACCTTTCTTTCAATAACTTTCATGGGTCTATTCCTTCAGCTTTTGGGAATCTATCAGAGCTATGGTTTCTTGATTTATCTTGGAATAAGTTTGAGAGCTCCATTCCCCCAGAGTTGGGTAATATTACAAGCCTTAGATCATTAAACCTCTCTTATAACTCGCTTACTGGAAGAATTCCTGATGAACTTCAAGGTCTAGAAAGTATAGAGAATCTTCAAATTTCTGGGAATAGATTGAATGGGTCTATTCCAGATTGGGTGGGGAATTTATCTAATCTGAGATTCTTCACTGCCTATGAGAATGAATTAAGTGGCAAAATTCCTGAAAATTTAGGCTCTGCTTCTGACCTTCAGCTGTTGAATCTTCACTCCAACCAGCTTGAAGGAAATATCCCAAAGAACATTTTTGAGGCTGGGAAGCTGCAGATTTTGGTCCTTACCATGAACAAGTTGACCGGGAATCTTCCTGAATTGATCGGAAACTGCAAAGGCCTTTTGAGTATCCGGATTGGAAACAACATGCTTATCGGAAGCATTCCTAAATCCATTGGCAATATCAGTAGCCTTGCATACTTTGAAGCAGATTACAACAATCTCTCTGGAGAGATTGTGGTAGAGTTGTCTCAATGTACTAACCTCACCCTTCTGAATTTAGCATTTAATGGGTTTACAGGAACAATTCCTCCAGAGCTTGGAAAGCTTATTTACTTGCAGGAATTAATTGTTTCTGGTAATAGTCTCTTTGGAGAAATTCCAAGGTCCATTATTTGGTGCAGGAACCTTAACAAGCTCGATCTAAGTAACAACAGATTCAATGGCACCATACCAGAAGACCTCTGCAATGCACCTAGATTGCAATTCCTGCTTCTGAGCCAGAACTCAATAAGAGGTGAGATACCTCATGAGATTGGCAATTGTGCAAAACTGCTTGAGTTGGAATTGGGCAGTAACTATCTGACCGGCACTATCCCTCCTGAGATCGGGCGGATCAAGAATTTGCAGATAGCGCTCAATCTGAGCTTCAATCATCTTCATGGACCACTACCCTCTGAACTAGGGAAACTCGACAAGCTGGTTTCGTTAGATGTCTCTAACAATCAACTTTCCGGGATTATCCCATCTGCACTCAGAGGCATGATGAGCTTGATAGAGGTAAATTTCTCCAATAATATGTTCAGTGGTCAAGTACCCATCTTTGGTCCATTCCAGAAGAGTGCCAAATCAAGCTTTACAGGTAATAAAGGACTCTGTGGAGAGCCACTGAATTCTTACTGTGGAAGTTCTTTTGGTTCTGACCATGGGGGTTACCATCACAAGGTTTCATACAGGATCATATTGGCTGTTATTGGTTCTGGTTTGGCAGTTTTCATATCGGTAACAGTTGTCGTTCTTCTGTTTGTTATGAGGGAGAAGCAAGAAAAAGCATCCATGGATGCAGGCATTATTGAAGATGGAGCTGCTAATCCACCAGTTATAATAGCAGGAAACATCTTTGTTGAGAATCTTAGACAAGCAATAGATTTTGATGCTGCTGTGAAAGCAACATTAAAGGAGTCCAATAAGCTCAGCACTGGGACATTCAGCACGGTTTACAAGGCAGTAATGCCTTCTGGTATGATTCTATCAGTGAAGAGACTGAAATCCATGGATAGAACAGTAATTCATCACCAGAGCAAGATGATTAGAGAACTCGAAAGGCTGGGGAAACTCTACCATGATAATTTGATGAGGCCCCTAGGATTTGTAATCTATGAAGATCTTGTTCTTTTGCTGCATGATTATTTGCCCAATGGAACATTGGCTCAGCTTCTTCATGACTCAACCAAGAAGACTGAATATGTACCTGATTGGCCTACAAGGCTCTCCATTGCTATCGGAGTAGCAGAAGGGTTAGATTTCCTTCATCATGTAGCCATTATCCATCTTGATATCTCTTCAGGTAACATAGTTTTAGATGCCAATTCAAAGCCTTTGGTTGGGGAGATTGAGATATCAAAACTCCTGGATCCATCAAGGGGCACCGCAAGTATCAGCGCAGTGGCCGGTTCATTTGGTTACATCCCCCCAG AATATGCATATACAATGCAAGTTACAGCACCAGGAAATGTTTATAGCTATGGCGTTGTGCTACTTGAGATTCTTACAACCCGATTTCCGGTTGATGAGGCCTTTGGTGAAGGGATCGATCTGGTGAAATGGGTTCATGGAGCTCCTGCAAGAGGAGAGACCCCGGAGCAGATACTTGATGCAAGGCTGAGCACAGTTTCCTTTgcatggaggagagagatgctTGCAGTTCTGAAGGTTGCCTTGCTCTGCACTGACAGCACACCAGCTAAACGGCCCAAAATGAAGAAGGTGGTGGAGATGCTGCAAGAAATACACCAAAGCTGa